One window of the Spea bombifrons isolate aSpeBom1 chromosome 8, aSpeBom1.2.pri, whole genome shotgun sequence genome contains the following:
- the LOC128503212 gene encoding syncollin-like, with protein sequence MRTLSALLLLPLFFWGAPALCPSPSDLVNDYGEKLCARMFEHSNHYFDQSCGGNFLDAKNGDDFPYMPLGWGNKISSLVVANRCTLKVWSKAAKLGNNRSFSAGVVYQLKDYSNGLFGDWNDAIQAYFCTCS encoded by the coding sequence ATGAGGACCCTCAGCGCCCTGCTCCTTCTGCCCCTCTTCTTCTGGGGAGCCCCGGCCCTTTGTCCGTCTCCTTCGGACCTTGTCAACGACTACGGGGAAAAGCTCTGCGCCCGGATGTTCGAGCACAGCAACCACTACTTCGACCAGTCCTGCGGAGGCAACTTCCTAGATGCCAAAAACGGAGATGATTTTCCGTATATGCCCCTGGGATGGGGCAATAAGATTTCTTCGCTGGTGGTCGCCAATCGCTGTACCCTCAAAGTGTGGAGCAAAGCGGCCAAACTGGGCAacaaccgttccttctctgccGGGGTGGTCTACCAGCTGAAGGACTACTCCAACGGCCTGTTCGGGGACTGGAACGACGCCATACAGGCTTACTTCTGCACCTGCTCCTAG